GCGTGAGAGGGCGAGGCCGGGTGGACCTCGTTCCCTTCGAGCAGGATCGCTCCGGAATCGAAGCTCTGCGCGCCGGTGATCCCCTTGATGAGCGTGGATTTGCCGGCTCCGTTCTCACCGAGTAGGGCGTGAATCTCGCCTGCTCGGACCGTGAAGTCCACGCCGTCCAGCGCCAGCAGGCCCGGGAAGCGTTTCGTTACTTCCCGCGCCTGCAAGACGGGCTGGGTCTGGTCCGCCATAGGTTGTTAATCGTCCTGGGTCAGGACCCGCCACTCGTGGACGCCCACCGACCAGCGTGGCTGCAGCTTCATGACTAGGCGGATGGCTTTGGTCTTCACGACAGGGAACGACACCTTGATCCAGCGATCCAGGTCCTTGGAGTAGCCATCCGACGCGATCGGCTTCCAGCTTGCGCCGTCTTGGACCTCGATGTGCCACTCGGCCGGTGGACGGCACTCGCCAAAGCCTGTGTCATCGAACCAGTAAAGCTCCACGCCGTTCACGTTTTCAGCCTCCGAAAACGTGTACTGCACCCACTCGCTCGTGCCCTTATGGGGCCAAAAGTGGCAAAGCTGGCCGGGATGCTTGTTCGACCCTGCAATCTCCTTGCCGTCGTTGATCGCTGACGGATCGGCATTTCCGCTGGTGAAGGAGAGCGTGACCCTGGCATTCCGCTCCGGCCCACCAGGCACTTCGACGGGAGGCGCGCCCCGCAGCCAGACCGCCATCGCGCCGGCCTTGCGGTTGTCCCAGGCGTAGTAGGGGATCGCCTTGATCGGCACCTGCTTGGGCGCCTGGAGGTTCTGATAGAGCTTGCCGCGCCATGACGATTCCGGGGCCATGCGAGCGTTGCCCTGAAGCACGGTCACACCGCCGAGGATCGGCTCTGACTTCGGCGCCAGGGCCGCATCGAGCGGCATGTAGATCTTGTCGAAGTCCACGGGGTTGTCCACGCCTTCTAGGCAGTAAAGGAGTGGCCCGCGCTGAAGGGCGAACATTCCGGAGACGTCCTTGGCATTGGGGTTGGCCGATACCCGCTGAACGCTCATCGGGAAGGTGATGGTGAACTTATCGCCGTTCTTCCACGCCCGCCCCAGTTCGATGTAGCCGTTTCGGACCTTGGGCTGAAGCCGCTTGCCGTTCATTTGCGCCTGCCATCCCGTCGCCCAGGAGGGGACCCGCACGTTCAGACCGGGGGTCCTACCTTTGGCGGTAGGAACCAGGAGGATCGTGCCGCCCCAAGGATAGGTCGTCACCACTTTCGCCGAGATTCGGTTGCCCGGCGAGAGGTCGGTGCTCACCGAACCGTTGGCAAACAGATTCACATAAAGCGCGTCGCTGGACTTGGCATACATATAGCTGCCGATGCTCGCGATGGTGCGCGTGACGTTCGGCGGGCAGCAGGCGCATCCGAACCACTCAGAGCGGTGGTGGCCGCCTCGGCTGGCGAGGGGGTTGGTGTAATAGAAGTGCGTACCCTCCAGCGAGACACCAGCGAGAAACCCATTGTAGAGCGAGCGTTCGACGTAGTCCCAATAGGTGGCGTCGGCTTCGAGCAGACCCATCCGGTGGTTCCACATCGCCATCGCAACCGACGCGCAGGTTTCTTGGTAGGCTGAATGGGTGGGCAGGTCGTAGTCCACGGTAAAGCCTTCATTGCTTCCCGAGGGCCCGATTCCGCCGGTCACAAACATCCTCTTGAAGGCGGTGTTGCGCCAGACCTTGCCGAGCATGGGCTTCAGGGTTTGGTCTCCCGAATAGCGCGCGTAGTCTGCCGCGCCGCTGAGCAGATAGGCCGCACGGACCGCGTGGCCCTTGATCTCTTTGTGGTCGCGCAGGGGCACGTCGTCCTGCCAGTAGGTGCCGTCGAACCGATCCTTCGGGATGTGCTTCTCATCGGCAAAGAACCGGATGCCCCGGTTGTTCAGGAAGAAGGCCGAGAGATCGAAATAACGCTGTTGCCCGGTGACCCTCCAGAGCTTGAAGAGGGCTTGCTCGATCTCAGGGTGGCCCGGATAGCCCATTCGCTTGCCTGGCCCATCGCCAAAGGTCGCGCAGAGGAGATCGGCGAACTTCGTAGCGACGTTCAGGAGGTTCTTCTTGCCGGTGGCGCGGTAATGGGCAGCGGCCGCTTCGAAGAGGTGGCCCGCGCAGTAGAGTTCGTGGTTGTCGGCGAGGTTGGTGAAGCGCTTGTCGAGGCCATTGATGATGTAGTAGGTGTTCAGATAGCCGTCGGGCTGCTGGGCGGCGGCGATGCGAGCAATGATGCTGTCCACCCGCCTGTCGAGCGCAGGATCGTTTTGTTCATCGAGCGCATAGGCAGCCGCTTCAAGGCACTTGTACACGTCGGAATCGTTGAAGACGTAGCCTTCGTATCCGGACTTTGCCCCTTTGGCGGCCAGGTCGAAGTTCCTCATCCGCCCCGTCTTTTCGCATTGCTCGAACGTGTGCGGGATCGAGATCAGGCGGTTTGTCTTCTGCCTGGGAGCCCAAAAGGCGTCCTCGATCTTGACGTCGGTGAAGGGAACTTCGGAGAGTCCGTGGATGGGCGTTTGCACCAGATTCAATGCCAAGCCGAGCGAAAGAAGTGTCACCATACGCAACCTCACGGGTCTGCCCTAAGACCCAGGCTCATTATAACGAAGGGTCGGGCTAGCGGGCGCGGCGGAGAGTGTAGGGGTTGAGGAGATTAGGAGACGAGGAGATTAAGGGATGAAGAGATGAGGGGATGATGAGGTGATCGGGCTCCTATCTCCTTATCTCTTCATCTCCTCATCCCCTCAAGCCCCCCCTCAGTACTTCCGCGTAGGCAGCACCTTGGCAGCGTTCGTCGCGTCGAAAAGGTCGTCCTTGATGATCGTTCGCTTCTCCAGCGGCTTCTTGGCCATAAGGGCGTCGATCGCGTCGAAGAGGAACGGGCCAAGGAGCGGGTTGCACTCCACGCTGCAGTTCAGCTTGCCGTCCACGATGGCTTGAAGCGCATCGCGGATGCCGTCGATCGAGACGACCATGATGTCCTTGCCCGGCTTCTTGCCAGCCTCTTCGATGGCCTGGATCGCGCCGATCGCCATGTCGTCGTTATGGGCGAAGAGCACGTTGATCTTGGCCCCGTCGGGACTTTTGAGCAAGGCCTCCATCACCTGCTTTCCGTTCGCGCGCTTGAAGTCGCCGGTCTGCGAGAACACGATCTTCATGCCCGGGTTCTTGGCGAGCACCTCTTCAAAGCCCTTCTTGCGGTCGTTCGCGGGGGCGCTGCCAGGGGTACCGGTGAGTTCGGCGATGACCGCCTTGCCACCCGTGGCCTTGGCGAGCCATTCAGCCGCGCGTCGGCCCTCTTCGATGAAGTCGCTGCCGAGGAAAGTTACATAAAGGTCGTCAGGCACATCTGGACGGCGATCCGAGACGACGACAGGAATCCCGGCTTCCTTGGCTTCCTTCAGGACAGGCTCCCAACCGGCTTCGACGACCGGCGAGAAGGCGATGACGTCCACTTTCTGAGCGATGAAGCTCTTGATCGCCTTGATCTGATTCTCTTGCTTCTGCTGGGCGTCCACGAACTTAAGGTCGATCCCACGGGCCTTGGCTTCCGACTGGATCGACTCCGTATTGGCGGTGCGCCAAGCGCTCTCCGCTCCGATCTGCGAAAAGCCCACGACCAGCTTCTTCTTCTCGCCTCCGCCTGCATCGGCCCCGCCGCCTGCGGCGCCCGAATCCGTTCCTCCACCCGAGCCACAGCCCACCAGGGCGAGTGCCAAAACCGTCGCGCCGAAAGCGCCTTTCCAAGAGATCTTCATCATGGTTACTCCGTGCCCCGAGTGTAGCACCGGCACCTTGCAGGCGTCACAATGCTCCTGTGGATGCGCTGGAACTGCTAAGGGACCTTGTTTTGCTGCCCGGACCCCCAGGGCAGGAGGAGGCCGTGCGGGCCTATCTTCAGGCACGGCTGTCCGAATTGGGTCTGGCCGGAAATGTGGACGCGAAGGGCAACCTGGAGGTCCGCTTCGGCAAGGGTCGGCCGCGGGTCGTGGTCACAGCCCACATGGACGAGATCGCGATGATCGTGAGGGGCCTAGAGTGGGACGGCAGCCTGCGCGTCGGCCCTTTGGGCGGCATGGACCCGTGGAAGGTGGGCGAAGGACCCGTATCCATCCTGACTTCGTCGGGGCCGGTCAACGGAGTTTTGGCTTTTGGCGGTATCCACACTGCCGACCCTGCCAGCACCGTCGAGCAGGCCGAAGCCGGGCCATTGAAGTGGGAGATGGCGCGCGTGTTGACGGGACTCGGCTCCGCGGACGATGTCGCGGCGATGGGTATTCGTCCGGGGACCCGCGTCGTGCTCGCCGAAGATCGGAGGAAGCTCTGGTCCGTGGGAGACCTCGTCTCTGGGCCGTTCCTAGACGACCGTGCCGATCTAGTCTCCTGGCTTCTGGCTCTCGAAGGGTTGAAAGGGTTCGAAGGAGAGGTTGCGTTTTTGGCGTCCGCAAGCGAGGAGGTTGGGGGCGAGGGTGCGCTTTACTACCTGCATGGGCACCGGCCGGAAGTCTGCATCGCGCTGGAACTCGGCCCGAACGTCTCTGATGCGCCTGTGGAGATCAGCGACCAGCCGACGGTGTGGGCGACCGACTCTTTCGCGACGATGACGGCGTCCGATGGCGACTTGCTGGCCAATCTCGGGCTTGACCTGGAGATGGACCTTCAGTTTCAGGCGCTCTCTCGGGGCGGCAGCGACGCCAGTTGCGCGGCGAGCCACGGCCTTTGCGCGCGCCCTATCACGCTGGGACTCCCGATGGAGAATAGCCACGGGTTCGAGATGATCCACCCGGGAAGCATGGACAACCTTGCCGGGCTGACGGCGGCATTGGTAAAG
The genomic region above belongs to Armatimonadota bacterium and contains:
- a CDS encoding glycoside hydrolase family 127 protein, giving the protein MVTLLSLGLALNLVQTPIHGLSEVPFTDVKIEDAFWAPRQKTNRLISIPHTFEQCEKTGRMRNFDLAAKGAKSGYEGYVFNDSDVYKCLEAAAYALDEQNDPALDRRVDSIIARIAAAQQPDGYLNTYYIINGLDKRFTNLADNHELYCAGHLFEAAAAHYRATGKKNLLNVATKFADLLCATFGDGPGKRMGYPGHPEIEQALFKLWRVTGQQRYFDLSAFFLNNRGIRFFADEKHIPKDRFDGTYWQDDVPLRDHKEIKGHAVRAAYLLSGAADYARYSGDQTLKPMLGKVWRNTAFKRMFVTGGIGPSGSNEGFTVDYDLPTHSAYQETCASVAMAMWNHRMGLLEADATYWDYVERSLYNGFLAGVSLEGTHFYYTNPLASRGGHHRSEWFGCACCPPNVTRTIASIGSYMYAKSSDALYVNLFANGSVSTDLSPGNRISAKVVTTYPWGGTILLVPTAKGRTPGLNVRVPSWATGWQAQMNGKRLQPKVRNGYIELGRAWKNGDKFTITFPMSVQRVSANPNAKDVSGMFALQRGPLLYCLEGVDNPVDFDKIYMPLDAALAPKSEPILGGVTVLQGNARMAPESSWRGKLYQNLQAPKQVPIKAIPYYAWDNRKAGAMAVWLRGAPPVEVPGGPERNARVTLSFTSGNADPSAINDGKEIAGSNKHPGQLCHFWPHKGTSEWVQYTFSEAENVNGVELYWFDDTGFGECRPPAEWHIEVQDGASWKPIASDGYSKDLDRWIKVSFPVVKTKAIRLVMKLQPRWSVGVHEWRVLTQDD
- a CDS encoding ABC transporter substrate-binding protein; translation: MKISWKGAFGATVLALALVGCGSGGGTDSGAAGGGADAGGGEKKKLVVGFSQIGAESAWRTANTESIQSEAKARGIDLKFVDAQQKQENQIKAIKSFIAQKVDVIAFSPVVEAGWEPVLKEAKEAGIPVVVSDRRPDVPDDLYVTFLGSDFIEEGRRAAEWLAKATGGKAVIAELTGTPGSAPANDRKKGFEEVLAKNPGMKIVFSQTGDFKRANGKQVMEALLKSPDGAKINVLFAHNDDMAIGAIQAIEEAGKKPGKDIMVVSIDGIRDALQAIVDGKLNCSVECNPLLGPFLFDAIDALMAKKPLEKRTIIKDDLFDATNAAKVLPTRKY